The window GTGCATGGCCGGCGGGCGGCACCGCGTCCGGAAGGTGGTCGTGAAGGTGAGGGTCTGACGCATGGCTCCGGCTCCCTCCCCTTCCGGGCCCCGCCCCGCCGCCCTGGCGCTGGTCCGCCTGGCGATCCTCACGGCGGTCCTCGGCTTCGGGGCGGTGGTCTGGTACCTCCAGCGGCAGCCCGGGTGGGCGCCGAGCGCGGTGGACCGCGACACCCTCTCCTACGTGTCGCTGGCCGTGTGGGTGCTCGCCGGCGGCGGCGTGCTCCTGGTGCGCTCGCTGCAGCGGCGCCAGGCCGACCCGGGGCGCGCGCGGCCGCTCCTGGTCGCAGGGTGGGCGCTCGGGGAGGTCACGGCGCTCTGGGGCGGCGTCTACTACCTCCTCACCGGCGACCCGCAGCGCTACTTCACCGGGCTGATCTTCCTGGCGCTGGTCTTCCTCATGTTCCCGGTGCCGGGACGAAGGTAGCGACGGCGGACTTCCCCGCGCTGAGCGGCCCTTGCGCCCGGCAGGATCGGTCCGGTCCCCGCCGTATCCTGCCGCGGTGAAACGAACGCCCGCCCGCCTGGTACAAGGCCGGGCGGGTTTGCCGCGCGCCGGTCCGCGCCGTAGACTGCCCGCGCACCGCACACGACCCGCACCCCCGGATGGAATGAAAGTCCGCGCGCTCCCGATCGTCTTCCTCCTCGCCGCGACACACGCCGCCGCGCAGGCGCCGGTCACGTACGAGGTCGCCTTCCCCAACGCCGTGCACCACGAGGCGGAGGTCAGCGTGACCTTCCCGGACCTCCCGGCCGGCCGGCCGCTGGAGGTGTGGATGAGCCGCACCTCGCCGGGCCGCTACGCCCTGCACGAGTTCGCCAAGAACGTCTACGCCGTGAAGGCGTTCGACGCGCAGGGGCGTCCGCTCGCGGTGACCCGGCCGGACCCGTACCGCTGGAGCGTGGCCGGGCACGACGGCACGGTGCGCATGACCTACACGCTCTTCGGCGACCGCGGCGACGGAACGTACGCGCAGATCGACAACACCCACGCGCACCTGAACGCCCCCGCCACGTACATGTGGGCGCGGGGTCTGGAAGACCGGCCGGTGCGGGTCACCTTCCGCGCCCCGGACCCCGCCTGGAAGGTGGCGACGCAGCTCGTCCCCACGAGCGACCCGTACACCTTCACCGCGCCGAACCTGGAGTACTTCCTGGACTCGCCCGCCGAGGTGAGCGCGCACGACTTGCGGAGCTGGCAGGTGCGCTCGGGCGGGAAGACGTACACCATCCGCATCGCGCTGCACCACGCCGGGACTTCCGCGGAGGCGGAAGCGTTCACGGAGATGGCGAAGAAGGTGGTGGCGGAGCAGGCCGCGGCCATGGGCGGGCTCCCGGACTTCGACTACGGCACCTACACCTTCCTGGCCGACTACCTCCCCCAGGTGTCCGGCGACGGGATGGAGCACCGCAACTCCACCGTGCTCACCAGCACCCGGCCGCTCTCCACGGGCGCCCTGGCGAACCTGGGGACGGTGTCGCACGAGTTCTTCCACACCTGGAACGTGGAGCGGCTCCGCCCGGCCTCGCTGGAGCCGTTCGACTTCACCGCCGCCGACATGTCGGGCGAGCTCTGGTTCGCGGAGGGGTTCACGCAGTACTACACGCCGCTCTTCATCAAGCGCGCCGGGCTGACCGGGCTGGAGCAGTACCTCCCCTCGCTCGCGGGGACCATCAACACCGTCACGCTCTCGCCCGGACGGCGGCTCTTCTCCCCCGTCGAGATGAGCATGCAGGCGCCCTTCGTGGACGCCGCCACCTCGGTGGACCCGCACAACCGCGGCAACACCTACATCTCGTACTACACCGGGGGGGCCGGGATCGGGCTGGCGCTGGACCTGGAGCTCCGCGCCCGCGGGAAGACGCTGGACGAGTACATGCGGGCGCTCTGGCGCGACTTCGGCCGCCACCAGGACCCGCGCTCGCTCACGCCGCAGAAGCCGTACACGCACGAGGACCTGCGGAACACGCTGGCGGCGCTCACCGGCGACCGCGCCTTCGCGGAGGACTTCTTCCGCCGCTACGTGGAGGGCCACGAGGCGCCGGACT of the Longimicrobiaceae bacterium genome contains:
- a CDS encoding PDZ domain-containing protein, whose product is MKVRALPIVFLLAATHAAAQAPVTYEVAFPNAVHHEAEVSVTFPDLPAGRPLEVWMSRTSPGRYALHEFAKNVYAVKAFDAQGRPLAVTRPDPYRWSVAGHDGTVRMTYTLFGDRGDGTYAQIDNTHAHLNAPATYMWARGLEDRPVRVTFRAPDPAWKVATQLVPTSDPYTFTAPNLEYFLDSPAEVSAHDLRSWQVRSGGKTYTIRIALHHAGTSAEAEAFTEMAKKVVAEQAAAMGGLPDFDYGTYTFLADYLPQVSGDGMEHRNSTVLTSTRPLSTGALANLGTVSHEFFHTWNVERLRPASLEPFDFTAADMSGELWFAEGFTQYYTPLFIKRAGLTGLEQYLPSLAGTINTVTLSPGRRLFSPVEMSMQAPFVDAATSVDPHNRGNTYISYYTGGAGIGLALDLELRARGKTLDEYMRALWRDFGRHQDPRSLTPQKPYTHEDLRNTLAALTGDRAFAEDFFRRYVEGHEAPDFERLLAPAGLLVRKAQPGRAWIGEAVVAFDSTGASVGAYPLAGSPLYDAGLTRGDRIHSVGGRPVASRAELEAVLGAAKPGDALPIEYEQRGERRTASPRTVESPMLEVVTYESAGRPVTPAVRRFRESWLGSKAGNRE